In Myripristis murdjan chromosome 5, fMyrMur1.1, whole genome shotgun sequence, the genomic stretch TAATTAATTAGTGTGAATGCCACATTCTAGACACCATGCCTTTTTTAGTCAGAGACCATATCAACAAGAAGCACAGGGGAGTTTGCAGGgatcgatttttttttctcttacttcATCTCCTTATGAAAGCGACAGGCAATTCCCTGTTGGGCACTAAGACACCGGAATGGATCACGTCGAGTGGCTCATTATCTGTTGGTACAATCTCATAGTCTCTGACCAGCTGTCAGGGAAAAAACATGTGAAATCCACCATTAGATTAGCCACTGGAAGGTTTGAGAAAAGTGTTACATCAcagggaaaaaacaagaaacatggACTATATTATTTTAGATCTTATTTTAGAGTCATTATGGACCCATGATCGATATCTGGCAATCCCAATTTCCACTAACAAGATTTACAGATTGGTTTGATGTGATTGGTGATTCCATATTATATATAGTAGGACCTTGGGGAATCTGTGCTAATAGCCTAAACTACATATCAAGGAGGTCTTACCCAGCACATGGCgagctgcagctggagctcTGCGAGCCGCCGGCCGATGCACATCCTCTTTCCAATGCCAAAGGGAACATAGGCAAAGGGATTGATGTTGCTGTTCTCCCGTAACCAGCGCTCAGGTTTGAACTGCTTCCCGTCATCAAAGTACTCCTCATTGTAACCCAGCGCGTGGCTGTTAATCATTAACACTGTCTGTAAAtagggagaaaatgaaaatgaaatcattagTTTTGATATATatagtacagtacagttttaTAGATATGGTATATTTGTGATTCTTGAGAGGAATCCCCTCTAATTGCTCAAGAGAAATAAAATCAGATTATAGTACAGTAGCCTACAAGAGTAAAGTCCAATATAGAGCTAGTTACTGTAAATCTGATCCTTTGCATTGTAGAAGCTATTAGAGTTGCTCCATTCAGACTTTGTACAGTACTTTAATGGGTTTTCAAAAATTCTTCATTCAAACATCAGTCAAATGTAAATTGATATGAGAATGTAATCTGCTCATGTTAGGTGTATGGTGTGAACAGGAAATAAGCCACTTACTCCTTTGGGAATGGCGTAATCTCCCAACACAGTGTCTTTGTCCAGGGTCCGACTGGTGAATGGAACTGACGGCGATAACCTGCAAGAATTTGAAAAAACACGCTTGGGAATACGGTCTCATAGAAGCGAGAGTAAGACACACATGTCTAAGCTGTTTAGCGTCAGCTAAACATACTCCAAAGTTTTTCACAAGGCAAGATGAGGTGAGATATAATCTCCTGTCAGAGGTTATAAACATATCCCTGGGTTATGGAGTTATGGCATTAGCCTTAAATAACATGTTAAACTTGTGactgcatgagaaaaaaaggggtTAAGTTGACCATATAAGGGATGGGAAGCGATTGAACGTGGACATACTGACGTTTGGTGGTCATGCCAGCATGTTTTTCGCTGGCAGTCCATGTGTGGGAATTTTGAGCTTCTTAATCACTATGGTACTTGATAGCTCCATGATGCAGCTCATGTGGTCCTGATCTGAAATCAAAAACTTTTCTTGAACAAATCAAAACTGTTGTGGTAATCCTGTAGTTTTGTAGATATCTCTACATTTTCAGTGCACTTAAAGTTGTATAGTTCTTCATCTACAGCTTGGTGGGGGATTGCCCTCCTAAGATCTCTTTGAGATACTGCACTTAGCTAGGTGGGACAACCCTCTTTTTATTGCCTATTAATAATTTCCCAGTGTAACTATAGAAGCAAGGATGTTTCTGGGGCTGTTTTTAACCCTAGGTCAAAGGAGAGCAGCAGTGTACAGTACCTCATGGATTCCTTCAGGCAGGCCTTGAGGTAGGGCATGCTCTTGATGTGCTCCCCCACATGGGTTCTGATCAGGGATGGCACCACATCCCTACTCTCCTTAGCAGCTTCCTCTGGGCGCCAGGGTTACGTGACAAGTTGAAAATAGCCCACAGCATACTGTTGGCAGTCTAGAAACATAAACGCAGCggatgagagggagaaaagagggagaaggacagagagaggagagagagatgagagagagggggaaaaaaggcgaGGGAGATGTCGTTTAGTGAGGCAGCTAAGGCATTCCAGAGTGGGGTTCCCAAAAGGAGCTGAGGAATGTTCTGGGGTCTCCTCAAAGGTTCTGCAGTTACTCCGCCACCACATTCATTTTATGCTTTTGAAGTACTGTAACTGTCGGCACCTGTTTGTTTCTCCTTCCTAGACTTTGGGAGGGCTTTATCCCCCTTCTTCAAGGAATATAGGTGAAAGGTGAACGTACAAGGTTACATTATTTTCAAATAGCTATATGATGGTGTGGCACAGCTACATCACTAATAATCTGATCATGTAAAGAGAGTAAAAAGTAGAGTAAATCATGAGAAGCGGGGGTAAATGAAAAACTTCATTGCAATGATATTTAGTATCATATTCAGCacttcttgaatcaagtgtcattttcttgcactagtgggctgatctccTTTATTCCTGCCTTGTTTGCAGCACATTTATTCTTGTCCCCACACAAACAGGTGAAGCTtcatttggaaacaagtggagattatctcatcccaccttGTAGATTtgtcacttgttttgagaaaaaaagaagatttcaaagctgaatatgagattaaatgacttgtcaagATTAAGATTTTGTATCATTGGTTATGCGGTGCAAAAAACATCATTGCTCACCTCTCTACCACCCCAATCTGCAGCTCAGTGATGGCTGCGTAAAGCTCCCTTCTTAGAGAGGCAGCTGTGGTGGAGAATGTCACCAATCAGGTCATCAGGAGCTCCAGTGGCATTCCTCTTCAGCTTCTGTCTATGTAGACTTTGGCTGAGGgaacagaaaacagtcagaTGGCAAGCTGTTGTTtgccatgtaaacaaacaactTCTGTGAAAACTCAGAAAGAGAGTAGATTGTGATATATTGATTTAATTTAGAACACTTAAATTTGTGATTGAATTCTATTGATGATGCATTGGTAAGATACTTTTTGCCGAGTTTAAGTGTGGACGTTTGGATGTTTCCCACTTTCAAagcatggaaaacaaaaaaaagcttaatgTTTGAAGTTTATTAATTAGTTCATTGTTAACTAAAATATTCGGTATcctaattttaattttgccatcaatttgtgtgttaattttaatgtttttttccttgtttgataCATGATTCAAATCCTCAGTTGGTGTTCACTGTAACTTGCCAGTATCACCTCTTGTTCCTCTGACTGCCGATGGAGTCATAAGCCAATCTGAGATGAGCATCATTTAAGATGCACGATACAAAAAGTAACTAAACTAAGCACACTAACTACTGTTAGTCCACTGACACTCTTGGTAAACATATTATAAAATGACCTCAATTGGTACTGTTTAAAGCACTCAACCTCTTTTTATCTTGTGAAACTTGGCTACTAGAACATGTGCACCTCGTGTGTGTATATGgggggaaagtgtgtgtgtttttctctctctctctctctcatctcctctctctctctctctctgtgtggcgCGCGTGTGTGTAGTGGGTTATAAAGCCACTGCCAAGTAAACAGCACAACAAACTCTGGTTGCAAAGCCCTCGGTCGACAATCATCTTCTTCCTCCCCCCTATCATTCGTTCCCTCCTCCCGCTACTACAAATATTTGGCAACGTTCTCCTCCTTAGGTCATGCAGTTTACAACAACTCTGGCTGCCATTTACCCAGAGTGCCAAGTACATGAACAGCCGACGCACCCAGTtcaactctccctctctctttctctctctctttctctctctctcccccccatctctcccccctctctctctctctatcatctGACTGGAAATGAGCTCAGAGTGGTTTGTGGGTCACACGTCACGGAGGAGTAGTGCACGCACTTCAGGGGAAATGGGGAGGTGTAGAGGGGAAGTTGTTTTAGGGAGGGGACGTTGGGTGATGGGTGTTGTGGGGGTAGAGTGACACTTTGTACAGGCAGTGAATGGCTGTGTTTGTACCTGTGCTGAAAATGCGGTCCCATGCTGCAGTATGATCCtgccatgtttttgtgttgaggCTCTTGTGGAGCTCCACCGGTGTGACCATCATCATGCCAAATGTGCTCATCATctacagggagagagggagaaagagagagagagagagagagagagagagagagagagagagagagagagagaaggacagggTCAGGCATATCATTTAATCATAATTACCCAAGTTGAAAATCTTTGATTCAGTCCTTTCTGAGGTCTTCTACTTATTCCACTCACTGCAAGACCTCCTTGAGTGCATACCTATTATCTCCTGCATGTGGGCAGTATTGGTTTGTCCCAGTAAATCCCCCATACTAAGATAGTGTCAGCTACTGGATTGCTGCATCACTGCCTGCAGTTCAGCTGACCTCTGCTGAGGTAAACCTGTTGAACTATGGTTTCTATAGGCTTACAGACAAAGTCAGAGTGCAATCTGCCTCAGTGTCAGATGGCTTCTCCTGCAGTGCGGCTGGCAGCCCTTTGTCACCCACTCTGCAGTGACAGTGCAGAGTTATTTGCTGAGTGGAATAGCAGGCATACTCACTGTTTTTACAGCTGTGATGAAGTTCATTGCTTCCTCGTTGACGTTCTCCTGCAGCAGTCCAAATCTCTTGTCATAGAGAACCAAGCAAATGGCTGCATGAAAAAGAGAAGCAAAGACAAGACTCAGAAGCTGAGCTAGTTGTATATACAGTTGtagcttatgttttttttttttttttcatattagtTATGTAATTTGAATAAAGTGGCTATGTAGTGATTAATAAATCGATCTAATATGACTACATACATTATTACTATCCTCACTAATCATGAtttacaaagaaagaaagaaggcatAGAAATAGAGATCGAATACGATTGgctattttaaataaataaataaataaacaaacaaactaataaatCGGAATATAGAAAATTATACAACTAATTCTTATCAAAACAGCAGCTTTGAACAGGCAACATAAGTTGGCAGACTTACTCTCAAACGACCATTTATTCAGCTCGAAGTACAAGTCTTCAATTTTCCCATcgacatttatttttccaactCTGGCAACAAAGTCTATCAACACCTATGTTTGGAGACAAGTAAAAGCAAAAATTCCAGTCTTTGATCAGTATTAACCAAATCGATGTGGTAGTGAACTAAGCAAACTTCATTTATCTTTCAGTTTATCTTTCTTCCAGATAACAGATCCCTACCTCGTTTATTTTGCCATCAAGCTTCACCACCTCTGTCGGTTTCATTAGTTTCTGCTGAAATGCACTCCGCACCCGCTGCCAGTCTTTTCCCTCCCTGGAAATCATAGCCTGGTTGTTTATTTCCACTTCAGCTCgttttaatatttaatgcaaAAACATTTGAGCTCTTTCAGTCCCTGGCAAAGAGAACTGTCGCAGCAAATGAGAAAGGACTACTTACAGAATGAGAAGCCCATACGCCTCGTTTCTCAGATCTCTGTATGCTTTCCAGGGTTTGATCTCCAGTCTCTGAGGGTAACTTCCCTCCTTTCTGTAGAGCGCCTCCAGCAAGCAAGGTGCGCCAATGTGGACCGATTCAAAAGAGCCAAGTTTCATCCGGAATATTTTGCCGAATTTCTTATGATAGTCAACCTGAAagagtgtaaaatattaattaaatacTCACAGTGAAATAGTTTACAGTTACACCCCAAAATGCGCTTTTTAGAAATTGTCTGGCGCCCGAAAAAAATAGGCTACTCTCCTAAAACAGGTTTTATTGAATCCCTTATTTACTGTACCAGTGCTTCGTGCTGTCTTGTCAGCCCGCCCTTCCGCAGAAGTTCAACCAGACTGCCGACCAGGGGCCAGTTGGTGGGTCCAGGGATGGCGTCCAGGCTGTGCGCTCTGGAGGCAGCGTGAGGGCACGACGCAGCCTCCACAGCATCCTTCTCCTCCAGGACGCACACGGAGGATGTTGGTTTGAAGTGCTGCAGCCCTACCGACTTCTTTTTCAGCAACTCAACAATCTGAGGAACTTTTTGGATCTGCGCCCTCATCCTcaaatctatttaaaaaaaataaataatcgtGGATAGTcgagtttgtgttttgttttgttgcgcGACGCTATTATAGTCTTTTTCAGAGGTTTCTCGTTTCTTGGAAGTGTCACACCTTACCACAATATATATACCCTGAGAATGTTTATTCCTGCCGTGCACCGAACCAATCAGGGATCGGTGCTGCATGGTGTGGCCGTCGAGCCCACCATTCATTTATGGATCCACGTTGAGAGGATCGCATGACCCCAGAAAGACCGAGGAAGTGCCCTCGCCCCCCcttgctttataaataaacacGCAGGCCTCAGTGAAGGTGATGCGGTTCGCTTGAACCATGTTTCAGAGCGACCTGCGATTGGGAGAACCGAAACTTTGGCAAAGCAAATACTACTGCCACACTTCTGCTCCGTGGGCAAATATTTGAGCGATTGCAggttgcatttgtgtgtgtgtgtgtgtgtgtgtgtgtgtgtgtgtgtgtgtgtgtgtgtgtgtgtgtgtgtgtgtgtgtgcgtgcgtgcgtgcgtgcgtgcgtgtggaTGTgcgtgagcgagagagagtgcaCGCGCGCTCGTGTGATAGTGTGTGAGCGAGCGCGCGCTGccacttttgtttgtgttttgctgtgtgcggcaggcagtgtgtgtgtgggggttcAGCGCAGTTGTCATATTGTGCATTAAATTTATAACTGCAcattttgttgttctgttttggcAATCACACATCTATAGTGCCTTTGCATTTTTATATGGATATGgctgaaatgacaaaatgaagtgAATCTTGTGCTCACAAAACACGTTGCTTAATTAAATGGCTTCAAATTGCTGAAGGGAGCATCAATTTCAAATAATCCAAAAGGGGTTAAAAAGTGCGTGGATAGGTTTGCTGATGCTGATAATTACAACCAAATAACTATTTCTCTCTAAAACTCTATCACTccctgccttctctctctcacacacacatgcacaaaacacacacacacgccgccaGCCCCCTCACCCTAGTTGGCATGACTTAAATAACATGTGGAGGGTGCAGTGGGGGCCCCATGTTATTGCCCGTAAAAGTGCTTACTCACAGGGTCTCATGTGGCATCAGAACATCCTTGAACTCTGAGGGATGTTTGCTGGCATGCATTTTGAGGGGCAAGAGTTCTGGATTCCCCCAtcctgctaacacacacacacacacacacacacacacacacacacagaacacagactGACTCAGTTATATGTGTACACACTCTCAGTGCCCCCCCTAAGCCTCTCacccaaccaacacacacacacacatcccccccccccccacacacacacacacacacacatttgtttatttgtagaCTGTTTtactcacacactctttctccctcacacatacacattcacagagcaacatatacactatattaccaaaagtattcgctcacctgcctttactcatactatgaactgaagtgccatcccattcctaacccatagagttcaatatgatgtcggtccaccttttgcagctattacagcttcaactcttctgggaagactgtccacaaggttgaggagagtgtttataggaatttttgaccattcttccaaaagcgcattggtgaggtcacacactgatgttggtcgagaaggcctggctctcagtctccgctctaattcatcccaaaggtgttctatcgggttcaggtcaggactctgtgcaggccagtcaagttcatccacaccagactctgtcatccatgtctttatggaccttgctttgtgcactggtgcacagtcatgttggaagaggaaggggcccgctccaaactgttcccacaaggttgggagcatggaattgtccaaaatgttttggtaataataataaataataatacattttatttggaggcgCCTTTCATGTCACCCAAGGTCACCTTACagaagataaaagcataaaagagTCGAAAACATAGCATAAAAGAGACAGTAACATAAATTAGGACAAGACAAAGCAGCATAAAGCAGGAAAAGAACACAGTGTCCAGTTAGAATGAGTATGCCAGTttgaacaggtgagttttgaggTGGGTTTTAAATGTGGTGATGGAGTCGGACAGTCTTATATGTGGAGGAAGAGAGTTCCAGAGCCTGGGTGCTGAGCAGCTGAAGGCTCGGGCACCCATGGTGCTGAGGCGTGACGTGGGGATGGTTAAGAGTCCAGTAGAGGAAGAGCGGAGGGTGCGGGAGGGAGTGTATTCATGAAGGAGGTCGTGGAGGTAAGTTGGGGCTAGGTTATGGAGAGCTTTaaaggtgaggaggaggtttTTGTACTGGATGCGGTATtgtacagggagccagtgaagttgaagttggtatcctgaagcattcaaagttcctttcactggaactaaggggccaagcccagctcctgaaaaacaaccccacaccataattcctcctccaccaaatttcacagtcggcacaatgcagtctgaaatgtaccgttctcctggcaacctccaaacccagactcgtccatcagattgccagatggaaaagcgtgattcatcactccagagaacgcgtctccactgctctagaggccagtggcggcatgctttacaccattgcatccgacgctttgcattgcacttggtgatgtgtggcttggccgcagctgctcggccatggaaacccattccatgaagctctctgcgtactgtacttgggctaatctgaaggtcacatgaagtttgtagctctgtagcaattgactgtgcagaaagtcggcgacctctttgcactatgcgcttcagcatccgctgacccctctccgtcactttacgtggcctaccacttcgtggctgagttgctgttgttcccaaacgcttccattttgttataatagagctgacagttgactgtggaatatttaggagcgaggaaatttcacgactggatttgttgcacaggtggcatcctatgacagttccacactggaattcactgagctcctgagagcggcccattctttcacaaatgtcttgtttcacagtctgcatgcctgagtgcttgattttatacacctgtggccaggccaagtgattaggacacctgattctgatcatttgaatgggtgagcgaatacttttggtaatatagtgtatatgtgtgcatgcatacacacacacatacatatacatatacacttgcacatgcgcgcgcgcacatacacacgcacacacacacacacacacacacacacacacacacacacacacacacacacacacacacacacacgcacacacctttCAGACATGGTGGTTGGCATAGACCAACATCACAAAATCCCGAGGGAGCATTTTCTGTATCGCATcttgaaaattattattattactcacTATATTATCAGCATTTGTCTTGTCTCTAGGTTCATATTTAGGTAATGGCTAGAAATGTATTGattcagaggagaaaaaatgtatttcttatttcttgttattattaacaAGTGCAACTTTTAGCTCTGCTGTGGTGTGTGATTGGCGTGTGCTGCTTGAGGGTGGTGCTGAAGGAAATTTTACAAGCTTACCAAAATTGGCAGGGTGAATAAAATAGGCAGTGTGTTAGGATTCCCCTTGGTGGGAGCAGGAATGCAGTCACTAAATTTTATGTTAGTGTTTTAATTACATACAGTTGTGGACAGGAATATGGGCTCACCAAAACAGATAGGGTTCATTCTCTGGTAAACATAAACTTTATTGATTCAGACATCGAGTACCTTATACAACACACCCCAACACCAATACACActagaataagaataataataaaaaaatacagaaatacagaaatataaaaaacaagaacataaactaaaaacacagcaatgcaTTGATAGATGAGCTACCAGGGCTACTAAAGAGAGTAGTCATTATGATATGTCAGTGGAGGTAATGCAACCACTGCAGTACtgaatactaatactaataataataacaataacaatacataATATGTCCTTGCCTTCCGCCcagtgagcactgggataggctccagcaaccccccgcgacccttgtgaggataagcggtttagaggatgaatgaatgatacataatatgtaatatatattatataaaatacTATGAGAATATCATAACAATCAAGTCAGATGTTTGGCCTGAGGATGGCACCAGAATaaaggtcaccaaaactgacagggtgCACGCTCTGGTTAACATGAACATGTTTACTGAAATTTATGGTAATCTGCTCAATAGACTTTACTTTTTCATCAGTTCAACACTGAGCTCTAAGACATACTGCATGCTTTTGATAGCATGATGCACTTCAAACTCAAATTTCATGAGTCATCCGCTGAATAGACTTTGAGATAGCAAATTTGGCATTTTGTCCAAAGAATGGAGTTACAGCAAAGATCACAAGGTCAACAAAATCATGGTGAATCTTCTTTTTGGAAGTATGAATGCATTTACCAAATATGTAATGTTAATCAACGTATTAGATTTTGTGGTGCAAAATGACAAtgcaatttgacattttggcctgaaaGTGACACTGGACAAAATGTTATGGGATCACCAATATTAATGGGGTGCATGTTCTGGGTGTCATGAATTTGCTCAGCAAATTTCTTATACATCTAACCAATAGATTTTGAAATATCAGCTTTAACATTTTGGACTGAGGgaggcactagaggaaaggccATGTGGTTACTAAAATTGAGAGGGTTCATTCCTTTAGGAGCGTGGATGTAATCACCAAATTTTATAGCAATCTGCAGAATAGATTTCAAGATATGTTGCCCTAGAGTAAAGGTTCAAATAGATGGAAGGACAGATGAATAGATGGACAGACATGGCCATCCTTAGGCTTTGCCTACCAGTGGGATGACCATGTATTAACTTACcatcagctaaaaaaaaaaaaaaaaaaaaaaaaaaatctgggaactacatccaaaactgaaaaacacatgaaaaactcAAAACCTGATAAATTGGATTAATTATCTGGAGCCTTTTATAAAATTGCATAATTTTAAATGGTGTGTTGTTCTGTGTTaattaataaacataatttttGGACGTACTGATTGAGttgtttttggaatgaaaaccccTTCACTCAGTGTTGTCCTCGTTATTctccaaatgacaaaaacaagaccagcaggaccagcacCACCCTCAGCAGGCTGTTGAGCAAGGCTTTACCCCAGGACTTCAACCTTGCAATGTCCTGGTCTGTCCTGGCATATTGAACACGCGTTAGTACTGGCAGTGTTGCTGAAAGCTGGCACCGCTGCGGGTGCAACACTCAtagagaaaacatgtttttttcattatgttCTTTTTAGGGCAAACAGACCTACGCAATACGTCCCTCTTTGGTCTTGCCaagaataaaacactgaaatagctTTACCGTAAGAATTGTATTAGGcatgacatgattttttttttttttttttttgaaagcactGTCATTGCAGGGGGATAACTTTCAGTTATCCTGCTCTTTAAAATATCACATCCACTTTCAACTTGTATACAATACATCAAATGAATTCACATCTTTAATGGTACCAGCATATCATACTGGCATTTATAGTATTGGCTATGCAGGTGatttatttggaataaaaacTAACCTTCCTGAATTGACCGTATGCATCTGCCAAATATCACAAACCTGATTCTTGACCTACTGAACATTTAGCCTACATCTCATCGTCTCTGCTTTTAGATAACGCCTTCGTTACTctagttttttgtttcttataGGAGGAGGTCCACTCCAATTGGTAAGGGCTCTGTAGTCAGGACATTAGCAGGCAGAAAGATAAGTGATGAACTGAGATAGGGGGCAGCTGACCTTCTCAGACAGCAGTGGAGTCATCAGCACACAGGGCAGGCAAACCTGATGACTCAAACTATAGCCGATGTCCAAATTGACTGACAGGTCAGTGAGTTCGGTGATTGGGTTTGAAGCAGAGGCTtcactgtacatgcacatgtgcacacatgcacacacgcacgcacagacacaaatgtgcacatgcacagaaacaccagcatgcagatgcacacaaagatgcacatgcaagcacacacactcatgcacacacacatgcacacagtgagaCACACATTCCTGGAAAACTAAGTATGGGGGGCCACTGCTGCAGAGGAGGGGACTGGTTTGGTTCTAAGAAAGGGATCTATCGTGTGAATGTATAAGACTTCATACAGTCACACAGGCCTAAGTGG encodes the following:
- the cyp24a1 gene encoding LOW QUALITY PROTEIN: 1,25-dihydroxyvitamin D(3) 24-hydroxylase, mitochondrial (The sequence of the model RefSeq protein was modified relative to this genomic sequence to represent the inferred CDS: inserted 2 bases in 2 codons; deleted 1 base in 1 codon), translated to MRPYLRMRAQIQKVPQIVELLKKKSVGLQHFKPTSSVCVLEEKDAVEAASCPHAASRAHSLDAIPGPTNWPLVGSLVELLRKGGLTRQHEALVDYHKKFGKIFRMKLGSFESVHIGAPCLLEALYRKEGSYPQRLEIKPWKAYRDLRNEAYGLLILEGKDWQRVRSAFQQKLMKPTEVVKLDGKINEVLIDFVARVGKINVDGKIEDLYFELNKWSFETICLVLYDKRFGLLQENVNEEAMNFITAVKTMMSTFGMMMVTPVELHKSLNTKTWQDHTAAWDRIFSTAKVYIDXKLKRNATGAPDDLIGDILHHSCLSKKELYAAITELQIGVVPTTANSMLWAIFNLSRNPGAQRKLLXESRDVVPSLIRTHVGEHIKSMPYLKACLKESMRLSPSVPFTSRTLDKDTVLGDYAIPKGTVLMINSHALGYNEEYFDDGKQFKPERWLRENSNINPFAYVPFGIGKRMCIGRRLAELQLQLAMCWLVRDYEIVPTDNEPLDVIHSGVLVPNRELPVAFIRR